Sequence from the Gracilinanus agilis isolate LMUSP501 chromosome 6, AgileGrace, whole genome shotgun sequence genome:
aaaaaggtCAGTGGTATCTTTAGTTTTTGTCTTGTttgttgtgaaagggaattcgttattctctttgtcttttttgaaTTAACACTTACTTAAACcttacttaacactttgttatcaagtaagagaattcacaagtcacttccttggagagctccacccttttaatcAAAAACTTGTGAATCTTTTGATAaaagttgacaccttcagaggcctGTGATAAGAGTTGACTTCTTTAGAGGATGAGAAGTGGTTTCCACAGACACTGcctcttgggcagtgctaggcaatttggaagatgtggttggcccctgtgaagaggggaaggaacaagAAGTGACTctaaaaagtcctgaatttcctTGGTTGGGAGTCATCTTCAGAGGTTGTCTTCAGCAGGTCATCTTCATCAGGTCATCTTCAGGAGGTGACTTGGGACTTGGACCTTAGCTtcaacttgggaccttggctcttggactgtttcttgggtgagtggctggctttcctttcctggcttctggagagagattagctCTGGAGAGACtttcccctcttggaggaggagGTCATATGGGTGGAACACTGGGTCCTCCTGtagagggttaacaagccctgctaGGCTGAGCAGGGCaatggagcaatatttagtgtgataggctagacatcttctctactctcttttttAATAggtttctctactttcactctttccacctctttgtaaataaaagctattaaaataattttgacttgagctataatacttTAAATAGGTGACCACCAtattagaattctcacatatttagtcaaacccttaatttaattccttacattgTGAATTGGATATAGGTGAGACAGAGCGGCACAAAGTTGTCagtctaattctctcttcttGAGTCATCAGCTTccagtggcaagagaaaagtcaggatGGCTAGTGATGACCCAGGATATAATGGATGACCATACACACTAGGCAGGATGTACAGAGGTAGAAGAGGGCCAAATGTATTCCAAACCAAGATCTAATTGACATCAACACTTCGTTCCTTATCTAGCTTACCATACAGACTCTTGATCAATTGATAGCTTTTAAGAAATCATTCCCTTGtgactatatttctttctttcttcaatgtCTGATTAAGTTCTAAGAGCTTCATAGAGCCTGCTTCAGCTGCAttcatggctattggaataaattgttcttatttgACCATTCTGCTAAGGGAAGTCTTCGCGTGCTTGGGATAGACATGCTCCTAACTCACCAACTGCTTTAAGGTCAGTCATTTGGTTTAAGTCCATCTGCTGAGGTGATTTTACTGGGGTGTTTCCAGTATGCatctacagcttcttggagccacagatgagagttgggtgaaaggtggacgcCAAAGGTGGATTAGTAGGCATGAGAAGGGTTCAGTAAGCCTTCGCACCGGAGGTGTTAGTACTTActccctgaacatcccatacACACTAGGCAGGAtagtacagagggagaagagggccaAATGTATTCCAAACCAAGATCTAATTGACATCAACACTTGGTTCCTCATCCATTTTACCATACAGACTCTTGATCAAttgatagcttttaaaaaatcattcccttgtgactatatttctttctttcttttttaaatccttaccttccatcttgggatcaatattgtatattgtttcaaaggcagaagaaccgTAAaagctaggcaagggggttaagtgacttgcccagggtcacacagctagacagtattttagaccagatttgaacccactacttcccatctctggacctggctttcagtccactgagctaactATCTATTTCCTATCACCACCACCATATTGCTACAATAAGCCCCTCCAGGCTTAGCTAAGTTATTCTTCAGACAATAGACTTACAATTCAATTCCAAGTCCCCAGTCAAGTATTCCTCTATTACTACCTTTCTTGGAAACAGTGATATggaataatttttgttgtttttgttcaaatCAGTCACTATGCTATGGAATTAGTTTTAGTATGTTTCTCTAACATAGCTAAGAAACTCATTGATCCTAAAAGAAGTTTTGGAGAATCCTAAAAACTGCTTGGAGAACTTAATGATGGTTTTACAAATATGCAGAGCATGTAAATTCTCTAATTTTCAATAACATCAAAAGATCATCTGGGACATATATTCAAAACACTGTGTTTGGGCTGCACAGCAATGCAAAGGGGCCACTCCCATCCCATGTGGTAGAGGAATACAGAATGTCTTCTCCCAAAAACAAGTCACTGGTATTTTCTAGGCAAGTGCCTTTATGTTAGGCAATCTGGACAAGCGTAAAGCAAAGCTGTGTGATACTAACATAGAGGAAAATTCACATtatgaagaaggaggaagactATATTACAACAAACATGTTGTTGAACATTTGCCCTCTCACTGACTCTCCCTTTGTGTTCCACCAGGTTGCCCTcttctggacttctccatcagACCCCAGAGACCTCTTCATCCTGTAAAATCATTTGAAAGCACcccctcaaatctggcctcagacactttctgactgggtgaccctggcaagcctccattgtctagtctttaccacttttctgccatggaaccaatacacagtattgattctaagacagatgataagggtaaaaaaaagtgCTCTTTGTTTCTGGGACTTCTCCTTGTGACTGGAGTAGAGGGCTCCTCTCACAATTCAAGTTTAAGGAGGGCATCCAAGTCTGCCATCTTTCCACCAGGCTGCACTCTTCTGGCATGCTCCCATTCCAGATACTTCCCCTCCACTCCCACCGCAGATTGTTAGCTTCCTTTTATGGGATGACTTCCTTATTAGGATGTAAAATCCTAGAGAGGAGGATCTATATTTGAGTCTGTATTTGTTTTCCCAGGTCTTAGAgcatgataaatgcttgttgactgacccaAAAAAAGTGTATGGCAACTGATGAAGAGATAACAAAATGAACCACTTCCTTCTGGTttccagagatgggagagaatGACTATGAGTGGGAGTTTTCTAATATACTGTCAGATGGATGTATTGGTTAGCTTTGCTACCTACccttgtaagagggagattttagatattttataggtatataattaaagtgtggctgccaggaatcaacaactcagattgattccataattaaaatagacccaagtcaggatcgggtttaaggtagtttatttacaattaggaaggtaaaaggtagggaaatagagagagggagaggctagtccaggcctgcagagacctggatggagagagaaggttaaaaggctaaataaatgaggctacaagcctcaaggcctagcaatcagataggctagtgcctacttaaaggcagagtttggaaacgccaagatAGAcctaaggaagtcagcctaacttacccacgtgaccattcagagtagaagctgcctgaggtctcctccgaGATCCTTCAGcgccaagttcaaagcgggaactcccttaGCAAGAAGTAACCAacaagagatagtgtctctcctcactccctgagggtccacctctaattcaagtggacaaatggcagcttctacactgatttggactgcccaaagggcagtcccttgttcttgatttgttacttaatgtcatgtgtgggtaactcgtctcccctccccacaaagggaggtggggatgacatcatctctatgcctagttTAAGTAGAGTTTAGACTATGAATGGgttagagttaattccatttgcACACCCGAcattaatttttctctcattttcttgcTCTTTGTAACTGGGAATGGCCCTCTAggtgggggaaagaggaaaaacataTTTGGAAATGATAAAAGACAGAAAGGGGACCAGGTCTGTGATTTCCTTGGAATAGAAAGAACTAGAATGAGAAGGCTCCCTCTTCCAGTGTAGGTCTTCCCCTGTAATGTATAGTTAGCAAGCTGCCTAGGGGACTAGGAGcttgacttgcctaggatcacacagcatgTAATAGAGGCAGGACTCAAACCTAGATTTCTGAGGCCAGAGTGGAAATGAAGgtattgtaaaaacaaaagataccaacACATTTTAGGAGTAGTTGGCAAATATCTTTTATAACCATTTCACTGAGGAAACAGTGATTTGGCAAATGAAATCGAACAATTTCCCAAACAAAACAGAAAGCCAGGGGCTAAGGCACCGGCTCCTTCCTCTCAGTTAGCCCGGAGGGGGAGAGGAAATAAGCTGCTCCAGCTGTCCAGGCCTAGGAAAATATGGGCTCTTGATCACAAGCAGGGTCCAATCCACAGCCATCTGCAAAAGAAAGAGGGCAGATATTTCATTCAGATGGGGGCAACCTTGAACTCCATCTTCCCCAGTCCCTAACCTTGGAGAGAGTGGAAAGGGAAACCCCCAAAGGGCAGACCAGAAGAGAGTTTGAGTCATGAAAGGGCCTTCGGGGGAGGAAGGTCATTTGTCACGACTCCCGGGCCATACGGTTGAGTCCCTCGTCCTCGCACAGGGTTGATCAGGGACCCAGACATGCCCAGTCTCTCACCGCTGCTGCAGCAGATCCCGCTGGCCGCACAGCGCCCTCCGCTTCCGCAGGGTTTCTGGCCAGACTGGCACGGGGAGGGCAGGTAGCTCTCTTCCTGGCACCTCAGGGTCTCGGCGGTGCCCACATAACAGCCTAGCTCTTCGCCACAGCAGATGCTGGGTCCGAAGCAGCGCCCTTTGCTCCCAGGACCACAGGGGAGGCACTGCAGGGGAGGGGACAATGAGGATGAGTGTCAAGGGTCAGGACTCTGGACAGCATCCCCGAGCAGAGGaaggggggtgggtggggaacCGTCACCCAGAGGTCAGAACAGGGCCAGGTCCAAGCCCCAGCTCTTCCTCTGTCCTGCCTGCCATACTTTCAGGAGTAGAGAGTGTGGAGAGGGACAATCTGACGCCTGCG
This genomic interval carries:
- the LOC123252500 gene encoding neurophysin 2-like, translated to MELTDLVIAMEDCRNEMVREPHSITWKLEKEKSLVTIVASAFQQGNISGHLLESQCLPCGPGSKGRCFGPSICCGEELGCYVGTAETLRCQEESYLPSPCQSGQKPCGSGGRCAASGICCSSDGCGLDPACDQEPIFS